In Arthrobacter ramosus, one DNA window encodes the following:
- a CDS encoding error-prone DNA polymerase, giving the protein MAWNNPSIPWSEFERTLSDRRVPEIGKAKGDGGDSPAWSRKRGPYRPVPLDPARVASRPGDGVVPYAELHAHSHYSFLDGASSPEKLVEEAVRLGIHALALTDHDGFYGIVRMAEAAEAYELKTVFGAELSLGLSKPQQGEADPEGDHLLVLARKEEGYHRLAGAMTSAHLAADAEKGHPIYDLDALAHSLRDHCLVLTGCRKGSVRRALLSDGEQAAAFEVEALIERFGRENVVVELFDHGNPLDGSHNDALVRIADRAGIPFIASNAVHYASPEGYPLATAMAAVRARRSLEELDGWLPASSGAHLRSGSEMAARFARYPGAVERTVGIADELAFQLRAARPKLPKLDVPAGHSLITWLRQLVEEGVRNKYPDADERVRSRIEQELAVIEAKNFPGYFLIVHDIVQFARSRGILCQGRGSAANSAVCYALGITAVDSIFYNLPFERFLSSLREEEPDIDVDFDSDRREEVIQYVYGKYGRFNAAQVANVISYRPKNAVRDIAKALGYSQGQQDAWSKRLDHWGDLSEGKTNNIPAPVLDLADQILGFPRHLGIHSGGMVLTERPVGEVVPIERARMENRTVLQWDKDDCEWMGLVKFDLLGLGMLAALQYSFDLIDKHFGERWTIETIPREEQAVYDMLCRADSIGVFQVESRAQISTLPRLKPREFYDLVVEIALIRPGPVQGGAVHPYIRRRAGTEKITYLHPLLEPVLKRTLGVPLFQEQLMQMAVAVGGCTAEDADLLRRAMGSKRGREKIESLEAKLYAGMAANGISKDDADAIYAKIQAFANFGFAESHSLSFAVLVYASSWLKLHYPGAFLASLLRAQPMGFYSPQTLVADARRHGVQVLRPDVLHSLAEATLEVLDEATGAEAGQVGGMDSCLDFRQPKIGLFQQDQPREDHLHRRDGSHAVRLGLDGVTSIGAEVAKRIVTEREEQGPYRDMADLSRRANLSADQLEALASAGALDSLGMNRREALWQAGDAALEREGQLPGTHVAVQPPLLPELSPLENVAYDMWATGISTDDHPMRHARGDLDSRGVLRVDRLSRVESGTRVEVAGVVTHRQRPQTAQGITFVNLEDESGILNVICSVGLWKRHRRVARESSALIVRGFLERSPEGVTNLVADKLEPLVLTVKSNSRDFR; this is encoded by the coding sequence ATGGCCTGGAACAATCCGTCAATCCCATGGTCGGAGTTCGAACGCACGCTCTCGGACCGGCGAGTGCCGGAGATCGGCAAGGCCAAAGGAGACGGCGGTGACAGCCCCGCCTGGTCAAGGAAACGCGGGCCTTACCGTCCGGTCCCCCTCGATCCCGCAAGGGTCGCATCGAGGCCGGGTGACGGCGTCGTGCCTTATGCCGAACTGCACGCGCATTCGCACTACAGTTTCCTGGACGGCGCCTCCTCACCCGAGAAACTGGTTGAGGAGGCAGTCCGGCTGGGCATTCATGCCCTCGCACTGACCGATCACGACGGCTTCTACGGGATCGTGCGAATGGCGGAGGCCGCCGAAGCCTACGAGCTGAAGACAGTGTTCGGCGCTGAGCTTTCGCTCGGGCTCAGCAAACCCCAGCAAGGGGAAGCCGACCCCGAAGGTGACCATTTGCTTGTCCTCGCCCGCAAGGAAGAGGGCTACCACCGCTTGGCTGGGGCGATGACGTCCGCCCATCTTGCTGCCGATGCCGAGAAGGGCCACCCCATCTACGACCTCGATGCGCTGGCGCATTCCCTGAGGGACCACTGCCTGGTGCTGACCGGATGCCGCAAAGGCTCAGTCCGGAGGGCCCTTCTTAGCGACGGCGAGCAAGCCGCTGCCTTTGAAGTGGAGGCTTTGATCGAGAGATTCGGGCGGGAAAACGTGGTGGTGGAGCTCTTCGATCACGGGAATCCCCTCGACGGCAGCCACAACGACGCCCTCGTCCGTATTGCCGACCGGGCGGGCATACCTTTCATCGCCAGCAACGCCGTCCATTATGCGTCCCCGGAGGGATACCCGCTGGCAACGGCCATGGCGGCTGTCCGGGCTCGCCGCAGCCTGGAAGAACTGGACGGGTGGCTGCCCGCGAGCAGCGGCGCCCATCTGCGGAGCGGTTCCGAGATGGCAGCACGGTTCGCCCGCTACCCCGGCGCGGTCGAACGGACTGTCGGGATCGCCGACGAGCTTGCGTTCCAGTTACGGGCCGCCCGCCCGAAGCTCCCCAAGCTTGATGTTCCTGCAGGGCACAGCCTTATCACTTGGCTCCGGCAACTTGTTGAAGAAGGCGTGAGAAACAAATACCCGGACGCCGACGAACGGGTCCGTAGCCGGATCGAGCAGGAACTCGCAGTGATCGAGGCGAAGAACTTCCCCGGCTATTTCCTGATTGTGCACGACATCGTGCAGTTTGCCCGTTCCCGCGGCATCCTCTGCCAAGGCCGGGGTTCGGCGGCGAACTCGGCCGTCTGCTACGCGCTGGGGATCACCGCCGTCGACAGTATCTTCTACAACCTTCCGTTTGAGCGTTTCCTCTCCAGCCTCCGCGAGGAAGAACCGGACATCGACGTCGATTTCGACTCGGACCGGCGGGAAGAAGTCATCCAGTACGTCTACGGCAAATACGGACGGTTCAACGCGGCCCAGGTAGCGAATGTCATCAGCTATCGCCCGAAGAACGCCGTCAGGGACATAGCCAAGGCACTCGGCTACAGCCAAGGCCAGCAGGACGCGTGGTCCAAGCGGCTCGACCACTGGGGCGATCTCAGCGAAGGCAAGACCAACAACATCCCGGCCCCGGTCCTGGACCTTGCTGATCAGATACTGGGCTTCCCCCGGCACCTGGGCATCCACTCCGGCGGCATGGTCCTCACCGAACGGCCTGTTGGCGAGGTGGTACCCATCGAACGTGCCCGGATGGAAAACCGCACGGTACTGCAATGGGACAAGGACGATTGCGAATGGATGGGCCTGGTCAAGTTCGACCTTCTCGGCCTGGGCATGCTCGCCGCCCTGCAGTACTCCTTTGATCTCATCGACAAGCATTTCGGGGAGCGTTGGACAATCGAGACCATCCCGCGGGAAGAACAGGCCGTCTACGACATGCTCTGCCGGGCTGACTCGATCGGGGTGTTCCAAGTGGAATCACGGGCCCAGATCAGCACGCTGCCTCGGCTGAAACCGAGGGAATTCTACGATCTGGTGGTCGAAATCGCGCTGATCCGCCCAGGTCCCGTCCAAGGTGGCGCCGTCCACCCGTACATCCGACGCCGCGCAGGCACGGAAAAAATCACGTATCTTCATCCATTGCTGGAGCCCGTGCTTAAGCGGACATTGGGTGTGCCCTTGTTCCAGGAGCAACTGATGCAGATGGCAGTTGCCGTGGGTGGCTGCACTGCCGAGGACGCGGACCTGCTCCGCCGCGCGATGGGCTCCAAACGGGGCCGGGAGAAAATCGAGTCGCTGGAGGCCAAGCTCTACGCGGGGATGGCGGCCAACGGGATCAGCAAGGACGACGCCGACGCCATCTACGCCAAGATCCAGGCCTTTGCGAACTTCGGCTTCGCGGAATCCCACTCCTTGAGCTTCGCGGTGTTGGTCTACGCAAGCTCGTGGCTGAAGCTGCACTATCCTGGCGCGTTCCTCGCATCCCTGCTTCGGGCACAACCCATGGGCTTCTACTCCCCCCAAACCCTCGTGGCGGATGCCCGCAGGCACGGGGTCCAGGTGTTGCGTCCTGATGTACTGCATTCCCTTGCCGAGGCGACCCTTGAAGTGCTCGATGAGGCTACAGGGGCAGAGGCGGGTCAGGTGGGCGGCATGGATTCCTGCCTGGACTTCCGCCAACCGAAGATCGGCCTTTTCCAGCAGGATCAACCACGCGAGGACCACTTGCACCGGCGGGATGGCTCACACGCGGTGCGGCTGGGACTCGACGGCGTCACGTCCATCGGTGCCGAGGTGGCGAAGCGGATCGTCACCGAACGCGAGGAGCAAGGCCCCTACCGCGACATGGCGGATCTGTCCCGCCGCGCGAATCTCAGCGCGGACCAGCTGGAGGCACTCGCGTCCGCCGGCGCCCTCGATTCGCTGGGCATGAACCGCCGCGAAGCACTGTGGCAGGCCGGCGATGCCGCGCTTGAGCGGGAAGGACAATTGCCGGGGACCCATGTCGCCGTCCAGCCGCCACTGCTGCCCGAGCTCTCCCCCCTGGAAAATGTTGCCTACGACATGTGGGCCACAGGAATCAGCACCGATGACCACCCGATGCGCCATGCCCGCGGGGACCTGGATTCCAGAGGGGTGCTGCGGGTGGACCGGCTCTCCCGGGTCGAGTCCGGCACGCGTGTTGAAGTGGCCGGCGTCGTGACCCACCGCCAACGCCCCCAGACCGCGCAAGGGATCACCTTCGTCAATCTGGAGGACGAGAGCGGCATCCTCAACGTCATCTGCAGCGTTGGCCTCTGGAAGAGGCATCGCCGTGTAGCCCGGGAATCATCCGCACTGATCGTCCGGGGTTTCCTTGAACGATCGCCGGAAGGAGTCACCAATCTCGTGGCGGACAAGCTGGAACCCCTGGTCCTGACAGTGAAGTCCAACTCCCGCGATTTCAGGTAG
- a CDS encoding LacI family DNA-binding transcriptional regulator, translating to MAKKPTIYDVAERAVVSIATVSLSFTQPHRVRESTRKLVMAAAHELGYLPSASARGLATGKTGAIGLFSYDYFNRAGVGAARVHGDADALLPRDLFSDDANEEFRLFPLYHDEVQRGVEMECRRSGYVLMVGEGNGGRSEADINDIAGRVDGLAVFPNTFPVEVLRRIAERIPVVELAEPPEETGLNRVSVENAEGMRVLTNHLIHHHGHRAITFVGPSGSPDREQRFDGYAQAMAEAGLDTQTLPAPGRDAAGRLSSGVNLAKDADATIQRLVSGAALPEALVCSVDAEALLYLDALERAGVEVPGRIAVTGFDGLAAGRVNRPTLTTVRQPMIALGRAAAGILIHQIANPGSASVAKELPVELVVRESCGCG from the coding sequence ATGGCCAAGAAACCAACAATCTACGACGTCGCCGAGCGCGCCGTCGTCTCGATCGCGACGGTATCCCTCTCCTTCACACAGCCGCACCGGGTGCGCGAATCCACCAGGAAACTGGTAATGGCGGCCGCACACGAACTCGGCTACCTGCCAAGTGCCAGCGCGAGGGGCCTGGCCACGGGAAAAACGGGAGCAATCGGCCTTTTCTCCTACGACTACTTCAACCGCGCAGGGGTCGGCGCGGCCCGCGTCCACGGCGATGCGGACGCGCTCCTACCCAGGGATCTGTTCTCCGACGATGCCAACGAGGAGTTTCGCCTGTTCCCGCTCTATCACGACGAGGTGCAACGCGGCGTCGAAATGGAATGCCGCAGGAGTGGCTACGTACTCATGGTCGGCGAGGGGAATGGCGGCAGATCCGAGGCCGACATCAACGACATTGCCGGGCGTGTGGACGGATTGGCGGTGTTCCCCAATACTTTTCCGGTTGAGGTGCTGCGGCGGATCGCCGAACGGATTCCGGTCGTGGAGCTGGCCGAGCCGCCGGAGGAGACCGGGTTGAACCGGGTCTCGGTGGAGAACGCCGAAGGCATGCGGGTACTCACAAACCACTTGATCCACCATCACGGACACCGCGCCATCACCTTTGTGGGCCCGTCCGGTTCGCCGGACCGCGAGCAGCGCTTCGACGGGTACGCCCAAGCCATGGCCGAGGCAGGGTTGGACACCCAAACGCTGCCCGCACCGGGGCGGGACGCAGCCGGCAGGTTGAGTTCCGGGGTCAACCTCGCCAAGGACGCGGACGCAACCATCCAGCGACTGGTATCCGGCGCCGCACTTCCTGAAGCCCTTGTCTGTTCCGTCGATGCCGAGGCGCTCCTGTATCTGGATGCCCTGGAACGGGCCGGGGTGGAAGTGCCAGGACGGATTGCCGTCACGGGTTTCGACGGATTGGCGGCCGGCCGCGTCAATCGCCCCACGCTCACCACCGTCAGACAGCCCATGATCGCCCTTGGGCGCGCCGCCGCCGGCATCCTCATCCACCAGATCGCCAATCCCGGATCCGCGTCGGTGGCCAAAGAGCTACCCGTAGAGCTTGTAGTCCGGGAAAGCTGCGGCTGCGGCTGA
- a CDS encoding Gfo/Idh/MocA family protein, with amino-acid sequence MGIQQQATSARLKVGVVGIGWAGQQHLGAYSSIEGVDIIAVAGMEEDLLAQMKQEYAIPHAFARWEDMIGLEGLDAISVAVPTFLHAPISIAALDRGLHVLSEKPLARNGDEGRAMVEAARKAGRVLDVAFNHRRRGDIQKLKSIIDDGGLGRPYYAKGSWLRRSGIPTLGSWFTNPEMAGGGPLADIGVHVLDYSLHLLGEPKVLSVSAQTHSELGPQGRGGNARYTAGPASHKFEVEDFASAFIRLEGGGTLILEAGWASYREVDDLLDFTVYGTDGGAELRAVGAPLQPVGSLKIFTEKDGENADYEPEALPGLAHQAVVDDFIAAVRGGETVWGQHDGSLALSRALILDACYKSALEQREVVL; translated from the coding sequence GTGGGCATTCAACAGCAAGCAACGTCAGCACGCCTCAAAGTGGGCGTTGTGGGCATCGGATGGGCTGGTCAACAGCACCTTGGGGCATACAGCAGTATCGAAGGCGTGGATATCATCGCCGTCGCCGGGATGGAAGAAGATCTCCTCGCCCAGATGAAGCAGGAATACGCCATTCCGCATGCCTTCGCCCGTTGGGAAGACATGATCGGGCTGGAAGGCTTGGATGCAATCAGTGTCGCCGTTCCGACCTTCCTGCACGCCCCGATCTCCATAGCGGCCCTGGATCGTGGACTGCACGTGCTGAGCGAAAAACCACTGGCCCGCAACGGCGACGAAGGACGCGCCATGGTCGAGGCGGCCCGGAAGGCCGGCCGCGTCTTGGACGTTGCGTTCAACCACCGCCGCCGTGGCGATATTCAAAAACTCAAGAGCATCATCGACGACGGCGGACTCGGACGTCCGTACTACGCCAAGGGTTCCTGGCTGCGCCGCTCAGGCATCCCTACCCTGGGCAGTTGGTTCACCAATCCGGAGATGGCCGGCGGCGGTCCGCTGGCTGACATCGGAGTCCACGTCCTGGATTACTCGCTCCACCTGTTGGGCGAGCCCAAGGTCCTGTCCGTCTCTGCGCAGACACACTCGGAGCTGGGTCCGCAAGGCCGTGGCGGCAACGCCCGCTACACCGCTGGACCCGCGAGCCACAAGTTCGAAGTAGAGGACTTCGCTTCTGCCTTCATACGCCTCGAAGGCGGAGGCACCCTGATCCTCGAGGCGGGCTGGGCGAGCTACCGGGAGGTGGACGACTTGCTCGACTTCACGGTCTACGGGACCGACGGCGGTGCCGAACTACGCGCCGTCGGGGCCCCGCTGCAGCCCGTCGGCAGCTTGAAGATCTTCACGGAGAAGGACGGCGAAAATGCCGACTACGAGCCCGAAGCCCTCCCCGGCCTTGCCCACCAGGCCGTCGTCGACGACTTCATTGCCGCCGTCCGCGGCGGGGAGACGGTCTGGGGACAACACGACGGATCCCTAGCCCTGAGCCGGGCACTTATCCTTGATGCCTGCTACAAGTCCGCCCTCGAACAACGCGAGGTGGTGCTCTGA
- a CDS encoding ThuA domain-containing protein, with the protein MTDKKLKIVVWNEAVHEARNKPDTMAEMYPDGIHGAIASGLRGFYPDAEITTATLADPEHGLHEETLAATDVLLWWGHIAHHEVSDEVVERVQRHVLGGMGLVVLHSGHFSKIFTRLLGTTCSLKWRNDGERELVWTVKPSHPIAAGVESPILIPKQEMYGELFDIPEPDDLIFISSFEGGEVFRSGVTFSRGKGRIFYFSPGDQEYPVYHQPQIQRVIANGVGWVAQPEQFRDAPAVTNPARGWFLTT; encoded by the coding sequence ATGACTGACAAAAAACTGAAGATCGTCGTCTGGAACGAAGCCGTCCACGAGGCCCGCAACAAACCGGACACCATGGCGGAAATGTACCCGGACGGCATCCACGGTGCCATCGCGTCGGGCTTGCGGGGCTTCTATCCGGATGCTGAAATCACGACGGCGACCCTCGCCGATCCCGAACACGGGCTGCATGAGGAAACCCTTGCCGCCACCGACGTCCTGCTCTGGTGGGGTCACATCGCGCACCACGAGGTGAGCGACGAGGTAGTGGAACGCGTCCAGCGGCATGTCCTGGGCGGGATGGGACTCGTGGTGCTGCACTCAGGGCATTTCTCGAAGATCTTCACCCGGCTGCTGGGCACCACGTGTTCGCTCAAGTGGCGCAACGACGGCGAACGCGAGCTCGTGTGGACGGTCAAGCCATCGCACCCGATCGCGGCCGGAGTCGAGAGCCCCATCCTGATCCCCAAACAGGAGATGTACGGCGAACTCTTCGACATCCCGGAGCCCGACGACCTGATCTTCATCAGCTCCTTCGAAGGCGGCGAGGTGTTCCGCTCCGGCGTGACGTTCTCCCGCGGCAAGGGGCGGATCTTCTACTTCAGCCCCGGTGACCAGGAGTACCCCGTCTACCACCAGCCGCAGATCCAGAGGGTCATCGCCAACGGCGTGGGCTGGGTCGCGCAGCCCGAACAGTTCCGGGATGCCCCGGCAGTGACCAACCCGGCCAGAGGCTGGTTTTTGACTACCTGA
- the glgP gene encoding alpha-glucan family phosphorylase, which yields MKAIRRFTVRTVLPEAIAPLARLAKNLRWSWHLPTRELFSALNPEAWEQSNHDPMTFLGLVSREELHELAADGAVIERVQHAAADLDRYLSEPRWYQGLGPDAPACIAYFSPEFGITEVLPQYSGGLGILAGDHLKAASDLGVPLIGVGLLYQAGYFKQSLSRDAWQQETYPVLDPDGLPLTMLREEDGSPALVTLPLPGDRTLRAHIWRADVGRVPLLLLDSNVPANDDAARGITDRLYGGGGDHRLQQELLLGMGGVKALRVYQRLTGTPAPEVFHTNEGHAGFLGIERIQKLMSSEAPLSWSEALAAGRASTVFTTHTPVPAGIDRFEAVQIRHFFDAGLAPDVPVEKVLELGRENYDGGNPAVFNMAVMGLRLAQRANGVAKLHGVVSREMFSGLWPGFDHSEIPITSVTNGVHVPTWIDPKMSRLAAKHFGSTDVDATGWDKIYDVDDAELWGLRGELRSALVDDVRKRLRSSWKKRGAADAELGWTDTVLDPDVLTIGFARRVPTYKRLTLMLRDPARLKALLLHPQHPIQLVIAGKSHPADDAGKKMIQDLVKFTDDPAVRHRIVFLPNYDIAMARTLFPGCDVWLNNPLRPLEACGTSGMKAAINGSLNLSVLDGWWDEMYDGENGWAIPTANNDASPTERDDIEAAALYELLETQVAPRFYGSTVSADAGAAGPSQSGPEAIPTHWVSMIKHTLAHLGPAVSADRMLQDYVNTLYRPAAVAGRQAGTASFKEAKELAAWTTKVRNAWPQLIVEHVDSIGVSEEPQIGDTLQVNAYIALHELTPEDVSVEVAYGRAQDGDELEDVALVELTETEDLGNGRHLFTGSILINRSGSFGYTVRVFPKHPSLASKAELGLIANA from the coding sequence GTGAAAGCGATTCGACGGTTCACGGTCCGAACGGTTCTGCCGGAAGCAATCGCCCCATTGGCACGACTGGCGAAGAACTTGCGTTGGTCCTGGCATTTGCCGACGCGTGAACTGTTTTCTGCGCTGAATCCCGAGGCCTGGGAGCAAAGCAATCATGACCCCATGACCTTTCTGGGCCTGGTCAGTCGCGAGGAACTGCATGAACTCGCAGCGGATGGCGCAGTCATTGAGCGTGTCCAGCACGCGGCTGCGGACCTGGACCGGTACCTGAGCGAGCCGCGCTGGTACCAGGGCCTGGGTCCTGACGCCCCGGCGTGCATCGCCTACTTCTCGCCCGAGTTCGGCATCACGGAGGTGCTCCCGCAGTATTCCGGCGGCCTCGGGATCCTGGCCGGGGACCACCTGAAGGCCGCCTCGGACCTGGGCGTGCCGCTGATCGGTGTCGGGCTGCTCTACCAGGCGGGCTACTTCAAGCAGTCCCTGTCCCGGGACGCCTGGCAGCAGGAAACCTACCCGGTCCTTGACCCGGACGGCCTGCCTCTGACAATGCTGCGTGAGGAAGACGGTTCGCCGGCGCTAGTCACACTTCCCCTGCCCGGTGACCGGACGCTGCGGGCGCACATCTGGCGGGCCGACGTCGGGCGCGTGCCGCTTCTGCTGCTCGACTCGAACGTTCCGGCCAACGACGACGCCGCGCGCGGGATCACGGACCGGCTCTACGGCGGCGGCGGTGACCACCGCCTGCAGCAGGAGTTGCTGCTGGGCATGGGCGGGGTGAAGGCGCTGCGCGTCTACCAGCGCCTCACGGGCACCCCGGCCCCGGAAGTGTTCCACACCAACGAAGGCCACGCCGGGTTCCTGGGCATCGAACGCATCCAGAAGCTCATGTCCTCCGAGGCCCCGCTGAGCTGGTCCGAGGCCCTGGCCGCCGGGCGGGCGTCCACGGTGTTCACCACCCACACTCCCGTTCCGGCCGGTATCGACCGCTTCGAGGCCGTGCAGATCAGGCACTTCTTCGACGCCGGCCTGGCCCCGGACGTGCCGGTGGAGAAGGTCCTGGAACTCGGCCGGGAAAACTACGACGGCGGCAACCCCGCGGTCTTCAACATGGCTGTGATGGGCCTGCGCCTGGCCCAGCGGGCCAACGGCGTGGCCAAACTGCACGGCGTGGTCTCCCGCGAGATGTTCTCCGGGCTCTGGCCAGGCTTCGACCACTCCGAAATCCCCATCACCTCCGTCACCAACGGCGTCCACGTACCCACCTGGATCGATCCGAAGATGAGCCGGCTCGCTGCGAAGCACTTTGGCAGCACTGATGTGGACGCCACCGGTTGGGACAAGATCTACGACGTGGATGATGCCGAGCTTTGGGGCCTGCGGGGCGAGTTGCGTTCTGCTTTGGTCGATGACGTGCGCAAGCGCCTGCGATCTTCGTGGAAGAAGCGCGGCGCGGCCGATGCCGAGCTGGGCTGGACGGACACCGTGCTGGACCCGGACGTCCTCACGATCGGTTTCGCCCGGCGTGTGCCCACCTACAAGCGCCTGACCCTGATGCTCCGGGACCCGGCCCGGCTCAAGGCGCTGCTGCTGCACCCCCAGCACCCCATCCAGCTGGTCATCGCCGGCAAGTCCCACCCCGCGGACGACGCCGGCAAGAAAATGATCCAGGACCTGGTGAAGTTCACCGACGACCCCGCCGTCCGGCACCGGATCGTGTTCCTGCCCAACTATGACATCGCCATGGCCCGCACCCTGTTCCCGGGCTGCGACGTGTGGCTGAACAACCCGCTCCGGCCCCTGGAGGCCTGCGGGACCTCCGGGATGAAGGCGGCCATCAACGGTTCCCTGAACCTCTCGGTCCTGGACGGCTGGTGGGATGAGATGTACGACGGCGAGAACGGCTGGGCGATCCCGACCGCCAACAACGACGCCTCACCCACCGAACGCGATGACATCGAAGCCGCCGCCCTTTACGAACTCCTGGAGACCCAGGTGGCCCCGCGCTTCTACGGCTCCACGGTTTCCGCGGACGCCGGCGCAGCCGGGCCCTCGCAGTCCGGCCCGGAAGCCATCCCGACGCACTGGGTGTCCATGATCAAGCACACCCTGGCCCACCTCGGCCCGGCAGTCTCGGCCGACCGCATGCTCCAGGACTACGTCAACACCCTCTACCGCCCGGCAGCTGTCGCCGGCAGGCAGGCGGGAACGGCCTCGTTCAAGGAAGCGAAGGAACTGGCGGCCTGGACCACCAAGGTCCGCAACGCCTGGCCGCAGCTGATCGTGGAACACGTCGATTCCATCGGCGTCTCCGAAGAGCCACAGATCGGGGACACCCTCCAGGTCAACGCCTACATCGCCCTCCACGAACTCACGCCCGAGGACGTGTCGGTTGAAGTGGCGTATGGCCGGGCGCAGGACGGAGACGAACTGGAGGATGTCGCCCTGGTCGAGCTGACAGAAACAGAAGACCTCGGCAACGGGCGCCACCTGTTCACCGGTTCCATCCTGATCAACCGCTCCGGATCCTTCGGCTACACCGTCCGGGTCTTCCCGAAGCACCCCTCCCTGGCCTCGAAGGCCGAACTGGGGCTGATCGCGAACGCCTAA